In a genomic window of Physeter macrocephalus isolate SW-GA chromosome 14, ASM283717v5, whole genome shotgun sequence:
- the ZPBP2 gene encoding zona pellucida-binding protein 2 isoform X2 gives MRAWVLLSAVLWYFTGVGWNRNSERTEKGFIYGKPGHPVKVYVKLHHNSPVLVCMDLKRAEKETVDPTYLWVGPNEKPLTGNNRINITKTGKLMVKDFLEPLSGLYTCTLSYKTIKAETQEEKVVKQRYDFMIFAYREPDYSYQMAVRFTTKSCVGKYNDMLFRVLKKILDNLISDLSCHIIEPSYKCHFVKVPKHGLLPELFIAFEVNPFAPGWKGKCNESVDCEDTTNHNILQARNRIEEFFRSQAYIFNHDFNKTLPAMHFVDHSFQIVRIDSCRPGFGKNEGLHSNCATCCVVCGPGTFSPDVDVTCQTCVSIQIYGAKSCP, from the exons ATGCGAGCGTGGGTCCTGCTCTCCGCGGTGCTCTGGTACTTCACAGGAG TTGGATGGAACCGTAATTCCGAGCGCACTGAGAAAGGCTTCATTTATGGCAAGCCGGGACACCCAG TGAAAGTATATGTAAAATTACATCACAATAGCCCAGTCCTTGTCTGTATGGATTTGAAGCGCGCTGAAAAAGAAACAGTGGACCCCACCTACTTATGGGTTGGGCCTAATGAAAAGCCATTAACAG gaaataatagaataaatataactaaaacAGGAAAGCTGATGGTGAAAGACTTTCTGGAGCCTTTGTCTGGACTTTACACATGCACTCTTTCTTATAAGACTATCAAAGCAGAAACCCAAGAAGAAAAGGTAGTAAAGCAGAGATATGACTTTATGATCTTTG CCTACCGGGAACCTGACTATTCATATCAGATGGCTGTACGTTTTACCACAAAATCTTGTGTGGGAAAGTATAATGATATGCTTTTTAGGGTGCTGAAGAAAATCTTGGATAATTTAATCTCTGATTTGTCATGCCATATCATAGAACCATCATATAAATGCCATTTTGTTAAAGTCCCCAAACATGGCCTCCTTCCTGAGCTATTTATAGCCTTTGAAg TTAATCCTTTTGCACCAGGGTGGAAAGGTAAATGCAATGAGTCTGTTGACTGTGAAGACACCACTAaccataatatcctccag GCAAGAAATCGCATAGAAGAATTTTTCCGGAGCCAAGCATATATTTTCAACCATGACTTTAATAAAACTCTACCAGCTATGCATTTTGTGGACCACAGTTTTCAGATAGTACGAATAGATAGCTGTCGTCCAGGCTTTGGAAAAAATGAAGGTCTCCACAGCAATTGTGCTACCTGTTGtg TGGTTTGTGGTCCTGGGACTTTTAGTCCTGATGTTGATGTTACATGTCAGACCTGCGTTTCTATCCAAATCTACGGAGCTAAATCTTGTCCATAA
- the ZPBP2 gene encoding zona pellucida-binding protein 2 isoform X3, with translation MDLKRAEKETVDPTYLWVGPNEKPLTGNNRINITKTGKLMVKDFLEPLSGLYTCTLSYKTIKAETQEEKVVKQRYDFMIFAYREPDYSYQMAVRFTTKSCVGKYNDMLFRVLKKILDNLISDLSCHIIEPSYKCHFVKVPKHGLLPELFIAFEVNPFAPGWKGKCNESVDCEDTTNHNILQARNRIEEFFRSQAYIFNHDFNKTLPAMHFVDHSFQIVRIDSCRPGFGKNEGLHSNCATCCVVCGPGTFSPDVDVTCQTCVSIQIYGAKSCP, from the exons ATGGATTTGAAGCGCGCTGAAAAAGAAACAGTGGACCCCACCTACTTATGGGTTGGGCCTAATGAAAAGCCATTAACAG gaaataatagaataaatataactaaaacAGGAAAGCTGATGGTGAAAGACTTTCTGGAGCCTTTGTCTGGACTTTACACATGCACTCTTTCTTATAAGACTATCAAAGCAGAAACCCAAGAAGAAAAGGTAGTAAAGCAGAGATATGACTTTATGATCTTTG CCTACCGGGAACCTGACTATTCATATCAGATGGCTGTACGTTTTACCACAAAATCTTGTGTGGGAAAGTATAATGATATGCTTTTTAGGGTGCTGAAGAAAATCTTGGATAATTTAATCTCTGATTTGTCATGCCATATCATAGAACCATCATATAAATGCCATTTTGTTAAAGTCCCCAAACATGGCCTCCTTCCTGAGCTATTTATAGCCTTTGAAg TTAATCCTTTTGCACCAGGGTGGAAAGGTAAATGCAATGAGTCTGTTGACTGTGAAGACACCACTAaccataatatcctccag GCAAGAAATCGCATAGAAGAATTTTTCCGGAGCCAAGCATATATTTTCAACCATGACTTTAATAAAACTCTACCAGCTATGCATTTTGTGGACCACAGTTTTCAGATAGTACGAATAGATAGCTGTCGTCCAGGCTTTGGAAAAAATGAAGGTCTCCACAGCAATTGTGCTACCTGTTGtg TGGTTTGTGGTCCTGGGACTTTTAGTCCTGATGTTGATGTTACATGTCAGACCTGCGTTTCTATCCAAATCTACGGAGCTAAATCTTGTCCATAA
- the ZPBP2 gene encoding zona pellucida-binding protein 2 isoform X1, producing the protein MRAWVLLSAVLWYFTGGGDPPARSPGLSHLLRPASSAPPHSEPWLLVYVKSQWFLSSAVGWNRNSERTEKGFIYGKPGHPVKVYVKLHHNSPVLVCMDLKRAEKETVDPTYLWVGPNEKPLTGNNRINITKTGKLMVKDFLEPLSGLYTCTLSYKTIKAETQEEKVVKQRYDFMIFAYREPDYSYQMAVRFTTKSCVGKYNDMLFRVLKKILDNLISDLSCHIIEPSYKCHFVKVPKHGLLPELFIAFEVNPFAPGWKGKCNESVDCEDTTNHNILQARNRIEEFFRSQAYIFNHDFNKTLPAMHFVDHSFQIVRIDSCRPGFGKNEGLHSNCATCCVVCGPGTFSPDVDVTCQTCVSIQIYGAKSCP; encoded by the exons ATGCGAGCGTGGGTCCTGCTCTCCGCGGTGCTCTGGTACTTCACAGGAGGTGGGGATCCTCCCGCCAGGTCCCCTGGCCTCTCCCATCTTCTCCGTCCTGCCTCCTCCGCCCCGCCCCACTCTGAGCCCTGGCTTCTCGTCTACGTAAAAAGTCAGTGGTTTCTTTCCTCCGCAGTTGGATGGAACCGTAATTCCGAGCGCACTGAGAAAGGCTTCATTTATGGCAAGCCGGGACACCCAG TGAAAGTATATGTAAAATTACATCACAATAGCCCAGTCCTTGTCTGTATGGATTTGAAGCGCGCTGAAAAAGAAACAGTGGACCCCACCTACTTATGGGTTGGGCCTAATGAAAAGCCATTAACAG gaaataatagaataaatataactaaaacAGGAAAGCTGATGGTGAAAGACTTTCTGGAGCCTTTGTCTGGACTTTACACATGCACTCTTTCTTATAAGACTATCAAAGCAGAAACCCAAGAAGAAAAGGTAGTAAAGCAGAGATATGACTTTATGATCTTTG CCTACCGGGAACCTGACTATTCATATCAGATGGCTGTACGTTTTACCACAAAATCTTGTGTGGGAAAGTATAATGATATGCTTTTTAGGGTGCTGAAGAAAATCTTGGATAATTTAATCTCTGATTTGTCATGCCATATCATAGAACCATCATATAAATGCCATTTTGTTAAAGTCCCCAAACATGGCCTCCTTCCTGAGCTATTTATAGCCTTTGAAg TTAATCCTTTTGCACCAGGGTGGAAAGGTAAATGCAATGAGTCTGTTGACTGTGAAGACACCACTAaccataatatcctccag GCAAGAAATCGCATAGAAGAATTTTTCCGGAGCCAAGCATATATTTTCAACCATGACTTTAATAAAACTCTACCAGCTATGCATTTTGTGGACCACAGTTTTCAGATAGTACGAATAGATAGCTGTCGTCCAGGCTTTGGAAAAAATGAAGGTCTCCACAGCAATTGTGCTACCTGTTGtg TGGTTTGTGGTCCTGGGACTTTTAGTCCTGATGTTGATGTTACATGTCAGACCTGCGTTTCTATCCAAATCTACGGAGCTAAATCTTGTCCATAA